Sequence from the Tripterygium wilfordii isolate XIE 37 chromosome 10, ASM1340144v1, whole genome shotgun sequence genome:
TGTATATTTTTATGATTTAATCAAGATGCAAACACTTTGTTTCAAGTTCATTGTGTTTCATTAACCCAAACCCAGCTTAATGCAAATGGATCTTACTTCTGATTAGGTTCCAAAATCCTCACTCTTTTCTGTAGTTAAAATTCTAAATTTATGCAACAACCATGAACTTCTAACCAAATTGGCAAAATCAAAATGGCCAATTATGCACTTGCACACTAAAGTAACATCAATTATCCCtaattcttctttcttctgaaaaataaaatgtttttacccttgaaagttgaaaccactTGTGCCATTTAATcgagcaatttttttttcagcagATTCAGAGAGTGAATAGGCCACATTAAACTTACCAATCAGTTTGAAGGATTTCACTCCTCAGCCTGGCTAGAGAAGCGGCACTTAACCTGGGTACAATATCATCCTgcatgagagagaaaatgataaacaataaaaattaataagagGCAAGTAATACCAtgtatatcaaaaaaataaagactACTATATCACTTTTTGTTGAAGAAAGTATACAGAAAATGCTAGTTAACAACATTTCtcacaaaaaataatcaaatgcaTCTCCTCACCTGCATTACCACAGTTGTAACAAAACCAGAGCAGTTTTCAGCAAGCTCTCTAGAAACACAAGGTGGAGTTGCATATCCAACAGCAGTAACAATGTCAGGGCTAAAGCCTAGCTCTTTAGATGACTTTTGACGAAGCATTATTGCAAGTAAAGAAGCTGTGGCACCTCCAAGAGAATGGCCCACTAATCTCAACCTAAATCCCTGTAGATGAATCATTCTCACGCCCTCACTACAAAAGCAGGAACATTGTACTTggaaaataaatcaagaacttgaggggaaaaaaaagaagaagcacgaGACACAACTACAAGATATAGATAAAACTAAGTTTTATGACCTTGTATTTCTCTAAGTACTTTTTCAAGGTTCCAATCTCATGAGTAAGAAACCAACGAGCTGCTTCAGCTGTGCCGAAGTGGGTTGAATAGCCTTCAAACGTGACCTCTCCATCACTTGAAGAAACAATGTCAGTAATAAGGTCATAAGCAGTATGAGTTCCACGGATGCCAAGAATCACGAATTTCTTTCGATGATCAATCCCTATATAATAGCCAGGCCTCATCACGCTAGAATTTTTTACAAATTTCAAGATATTGTTCTCTCGAAGCATGGTATTCCTTGCAAGAGCTGAAGCATCATTCTTGTAACAACCTTTTGCCAACTCAATGTGATAGATAAGATCATGGACCTAAATCACAAGGCATTGCATTATATAAGTCCTGGGCTTTGTGTAAAGAGCAAAAACCAGCATAAATAGTATGAACAAGTAATCAAGTACTCATGTGCGCTGCCagcagaaaaagaaatattCTGCTGTGTGCACCAAAGATTCTCGGTAGCAAGGGTTTAGTAATTACTATTGCATCTGAAAATATCTGAACGCCCTTAACATCTTCAAATGGGTTTAAAGATGCCTGACGTAGATATATAAGAAATAGCCCAATGGTAAGATCACTCAAGCTCCAACCCTCGATCCCGGTCTTACTGCGTTGAATGGTTGCAATGATCTCTACAAGAGATCGACTGCTAGGAGGAGGTCTGTTTCCTACTCCATTTCCTACAAATTAGAATTCTGAATGAGCCTCCATGACGACAATGGCAATTGGAAGACAATATAAAAGAAAGAGGACCCCCTCTAGATGAAAAACGCGATGGCAGGAAGAAAAGGAATATTCTGATGGAAAATAGATCAGTTAGGTCATATATATTACATGCCTAGCAATAGTTTCAAAGGAGACGAGGTAACATCAAACAACGACTCCACAGGATTATTTTAGTCGGGAATCCAAAAAAGCTTACGGGATGATCCTACTGAACTAGAATAAGACATGACTTCAAACAAACAGACCTGTAGTCACAGCCCACCTACACAATTGCAGGGCTGGTTCAAGGGCTTTTGAGACCCAATCTAAATCTAACCTCCACTTGCTATCTCCGAGCTCTTTTTCACCAGAACTGTATTTGCCGAGTCTAGATTCATAGTTCGCTGTTTTCTCAACTTTACTCCTTGAAGAATCTCGTGGTGCATCTTTCAGCACATCTCCTTCCACCTTTTCTCCGTTTGGAAATTGTGAATGACACCGATTAAGCACACCATATACAAATTTTTGATAAAATTCTCGTCTCTTGAGCAACTTTTCAGCATGATCTGCGATGtaataatagaaaaatagaTAGCAACGATACttaaataaacaaacaatgCGTCATTCTTCTACCACCGAATATCATACCCTAGAAGATAACATTTTCATCAATTATAGTAAGCTGTGCTGTTAGATCAAAAGCATATAAACGAAGCAGGTTTTTGAGCATGACTTTTTAAAATCTTTGTCTCAGTCTTATGAAAGCCAGTAGTTCTCCAGGTTTGTTGTATCAACTGTTCACTACATTTCTTCATTGTATTACTTCTTGCTATCTGTTGAGTTATGTCTTCTTAAAGAAGTTATTCGCCTTTTCCATAAGAATACTACAGCTTCCAATTCTTCAAATGGAGCACAAAATTAACtaataaaccctaaatttaatttcaaacattcaGCGGTAATGAGAACAAAATGACCAAATCCAAGCCAATGATAATAGAACTGAAAAAAATACGACAACAGATTCAATTTACACAAATTATCAAATGAAGGAGACGAAGTTGAAGCATTTGCTTACAGATATTCTGGAAAAAGGACTTGAAGGGTTGAATGGCCATTTTCGCGGGTCATCTAGTGAAGAGTTCGACTGCGGACACGGCGTTTTGTCGAAGACGgtgatgatttgatttgataatGAGGCGGTGAACAGTTATCGGAATGCGAGACACATGGCACTGCGTTGGTCGTGGATTATCGAGGCGCGGAAACTGGGGAGCAGCAGTGATACCAGGAAAGAAGATGGAGGAAAGGATAATATCGAGAATACATCCAGTTCGCAGGGTACGCAAGTCATTTTCTTTATTCTGACTCAGTTGGGCCAGACTCAGTTTCTGGCTTTTTTGGGTTGGGCCGTATCCAGAATCTCAAGCCCTTTACAACGATGGTCGTTAATATATTTCCAGAAATattaagggttttttttctaACGTCACACTGCCAACCGCTTTATAAAACGATCAGTACGTTAGGGTTTCTGGATCCGAAAAGCTTGCCTTCGCCGGTCTGTCACTCGCTCGAGTACGCCGTCTTTCCTTAACACTCTGATCTATTACTCAGTTAGTTGAtgattttctcttgttttttgaTTAATTGCGGTGGTGGAGGATGATATGATGAGGAAATGTTTCCCTATTGGTTTGATTGCCGAGATGATGGCGTCGACCTTGTTATTAGCTCTATCTGATCTTCCTCTTCACTGTTACACAATGTGATTGATCTTAGTTTTTTTCTAATGTAAATTATCAAGATTTCATTGTTGAATTTCTGAAAGCTGTTTGTTTGAGAATGGGATGATGATCGATATCGTTTCCCTATTGGTTTGATTGCCTGCATGATGGCACATTTCTATCAGGTCTATCTGACCATTCTCTTAAAGCAACTTCATTATTTTTCAGTCTAACCCATGTGATAATCACTACTCCTAGATTTTAAAATGTATACTGTTTGCAGGAAGAGAGAAGGATTATGGCGTTGAAGGCGGCGGTGCCATTTTGGAGGGCAGCGGAGATGACTTACTGGATTCACCTGGTGAGGAAATAGGGGTAGTTTATGAAATTTGCTTCATAACCTAATCTGCTGTATTTGTCTGGTTTTATTTTTAAGCCAATCCAAGTCAATGAGCGTCTCCAAATGCACAAAATCTATTTTAACTAACCATAATCGCTTCTCAGTTCCAAACCCACTTGAACAATCTGAGAAACCCACTTTAAGGCACACCATAGTCAGTCTATTGAAGAGATGTTCAAAGCCAAGAGAGCTGGAATCTGTTTATGCAACCATGATTAAATCCAATTCAGATCAAGATTGTTTCCTAATTAACCAATTTATCTCTGCTTGTTCAACATCAAACAACATAGGTGATGCAATTTTAGCATTTACCCACATTGAAAGTCCCAATGTTTTTGTCTATAACGCGCTTATTAGAGGCCTTGTTCACTGTTGGCGTACAATTCAAGCTCTTCAGGTGTATGTGCGCATGTTGAGAGCTAAAGTACTGCCAACAAGTTATACATTTTCGTCATTGGTTAAAGCTTGTAGCCTACTAACTGATCTGGGTTTTGGAGAAGGTGGTCACTGCCATATTTTGAAATATGGTTATGAGtcacatgtttttgtgcaaactGCTTTGATTGATTTTTATTCCAATATGGGGAAGATAGTTGAAGCGAAGagagtgtttgataaaatgcctaAAAGAGATGTTTTTGCATGGACTACAATGGTCTCTGCTCACATTCGGCTAGGGGATTTAAGTTCTGCGAGGAGGTTGTTTGATGCAatgcatgaaaaaaatattGCTACTTGGAATGCTATGATTGATGGATATTCCAGAGTGGGAAATTTGGAGTCTGCAGAGTCGTTGTTTAGAGTGATGTCGAAAAGGGATCtgatttcttggacaacaatgATCAATTGTTATTCACAGAACAAACAGTTCAGAGAAGCATTGGCTGTTTTCAATGAGATGCAGGCCAATGGGATTAGCCCTGATGAAGTGACAATGGCAACGGTTATTTCTGCTTGCGCCCACCTTGGTGCACTTGACTTGGGCAATGAAATACACCTTTATGTGATGCAAAATGGTTTTGATCTTGATGTTTATATTGGGTCTTCATTGATTGATATGTATGCAAAGTGTGGGAATCTAAATAAGTCCCTTTTGGTCTTTTACAAACTACGAGAGAAGAATCTCTTCTGTTGGAATTCAGTGATTGATGGGCTTGCAGTTCATGGGCAGGCAGAAGAAGCACTGGCAATGTTTAAGAGGATGGAAAGGGAGAAAGTCACGCCAAATGGGGTTACTTTTATTAGTGTCCTCAGTGCCTGCAATCATGCAGGTCTTGTTGAAGAGGGCCGTAAAAGGTTTCTTAGCATGACTTCTGATTATTCTATTCCTCCTCAAGTTGAACATTATGGATGCATGGTTGACCTCTTAGGAAAAGCTGGGTTAATAGAAGATGCTTTAGAATTAATTAGAACCATGAAATTTGAACCAAATTCTGTTATTTGGGGTGCCTTGTTAGGTGGGTGTAAGCTTCACCGGAATTTGGAGATTGCTCAGATTGCTGTTAATAAATTGTTGGTTCTGGAGCCAAACAATAGTGGGTATTACACACTTTTGGTTAACATGTATGCTGAAGTTAATCAATGGGGTCAAGTTGGTAAGCTCAGGGCCACAATGAAGGAACTAGGGATAGAAAAAACATGTCCTGGGTCAAGCTGGATTGAAATGGACAAGAAAGTTCACGAGTTCTCAGCATCCGATCAATCCCATCCATCTTCCGACGATATTAACGTGTTGCTTGCCGGATTAGACGGGCAAATGAAGCTAGCTGATGGTGTACTTGAACTTAGATCTATTTTGTAGCACTTTGGCCTCACTCTTGAGGGAGAGGAAACAAAAGATGTATGTTGACACAATTGGAGTAAGCATTAACTCCCGTCATATATGCGATTGTTGCTTAAATGACAAATCTTTGTATCAGACAGCCCCAATAGGAGAGTTTTTGCAGCTGAGCCTGGCCATCCAAGAGGCGGTAACTTGGTTGAACAATGGTGAGTTAAAACTTGTCTGTCATTGCTTCTTTTCAATTCTTGCTTGATTATGTGGAtccatataaattattttctctCTGGTTTCTAGCATATGAACCTCCATGTTCATAATTTCTTTCTGGTTTGTTGTACATTAACACCGTATGAATCACATTTCACTGGCATCTTGACTCCATAATCCATATAGTATAATGGTATTGGCAggaagtttcttttttttttgtgcaacttctaAATAAAAGTAGTTTGATCAACTTCTTTAATCATATTGGTTGCACCATTTGCGTGAATTCCTGTTGCTTCACCTTGCATGAAAATTTTTCTATGGAAAGTAGAGGTAAGTATGAGCCTACTTGCCAATCTCCTGTGCCAATATACTCATGCATGTAGCCAGTGGGTGTGTGCctaattttcttgatttttggagGGGGCGTAATGGCTCACCGGTTCCGAAATTTTCAGTGATTGGGTCTAGGGTACGATTGCCATTCTTTTGCTTCTCATATCGGCAGACTGGTAACATTGGTTTATTGAACACGGCCTGGATTAAGAGTCCTTGGAAACCATATGTATTCATTAGATGATTGCCATTAGGCTCTTGCTTCTTCTATCATCATTGGGCGCATCTTTGTAGACCCATTGGGCCAATAAGGGTGCTTCTCTCCAATCAACCACCGATATATAGAGAAACTATTGTTCAATAATACATGACCTACTACATGTCTAAAGAAATCGGCAATCCAAGCCTGGCTTAGTTTAAAGCTCGGTAAGCACTTCCTAGGAGCAAATCATTGTCCTCTATGAAACAATACTAATTAGACAGTTCAAGGAGGATGACTTGTCTTCACTCCTGGAGAATTTGTCTCTCATAGCTCGGATTGGGAATGATCAATCAGAAAGTACTCTATAATAAGCCATTTGACTTTCAATTCCTTTTAAGATTTTTGAGTTATTGTTGTATTGCAGAGCAGCACTGACAGACAGAATATGGCAGACACATGATTGAACTGCAGAATACATGATCTGCAGTCTGCACTACTATCGGAGGCTCTGGGACTTGGCGCTATCACCCAGCAACCTTGGCGCTTGGCTCACTCAAACATACGGATCCTGATTTTATGACTATACTTTTGCAGGGCAATGCTGGTGGTCTTCAAGTTCTCCATCAAAATATGTAGGTTGATGGTGTCTCCTGTTCAAGGAGCTCTAACAGTCAACATGGGTGACTTGATGCAGGTAGCAAGACAACAAACTAAATGCACATCTAACTATAATTAATTATCTCATACACATTATATGATATTAACTCTCCCTATGCCCttttgtttttgtagctcaTCACTGATGATAAATTCAGAAGTGTGGAACACAGAGTTCTTGTAGACAGACCAGCTTCAGAGTGTCGGTTACTTCTTCTATCCTTATTCAACACTCTTAACAAACCCTTTGGGCCTATAAAGGAGCTTCTATTTGACCAAGAACCGATATACATTACCTACTTCTGGTCTAATGGAGAACCTGGCAATCCATGGCTGCCACTTCTTAAAGTAGTAAGCGCTGGCGAGCCGGATTGAGTGATGGAGCCTAGTGAAACATTCTCAGAACCTAAAATTCGTAAACAACTTGCAGCTTAGATGCATGGCAAAGGATCAATAAAATTGTTGTCGTCTAAATTCTCAGAACCTATATGTACCTCTTATATTTTTGTCATATGGTCCATCTTTTCTCTGTCTAAATGAATTAAGTTATAGTAATATTCCTCAGATATTTGTTGATGACAAGAAAAAAGATCCACAATTTGCCAGTGAAGAATTTCATGAACCTATGAGTAGCTGGTTCTTAGAAAAATAACAGAAAGTTTGGTTCTTAGAGCAATTGAAGAGAACATACAAAGACTTGTCAACAGACAATACCTCAGTTGCAACTGTCCAGAACAGTTCAATACACATGTAATTCAGACAAGAACCAAATAGAATTGTTTCTTAATCAGGGCACAGATTTTCAAAGCCTATCAACTGTACATGACAACGGTAACAATACTTAGAAACAGTGCTACTTATATTGAGCAGAAAATGAAACGTTTCTGAATAaatactccatttttttttccaggcaTTCATGGTATGCTGAAGCCAAACAATTCTCACAAAATTAGCAATATAAAttttggtaccaaaagaagaagGGTAAAGGTTATGGATTAGGCTATGTTTGTTATTTTATACTAACATCTTCCGCtcaaaccaccaaaaaaaaatggaagcaaACTTCGGTGCCCTGGCTTTACTTTCCATCACCTCGCCTACCCCCCATTGTTTTCCCTTCTCCTCACTCCATTCCTCTCCTTCCGAATGCATCTTAAATATTAAATGTCCCTGGCACTCAATTTGATGTCTGCGAGGAAATATATATGACCATTACCCTATATATTTGTGACTCTCAGCATTTGTGTCATTCAGTTTCCTCATAAATGTGTTCATCTTGATCAGGTGAGGTTGAATTCCTCGGGTACGTAGAGTCTACGTGTACAGTTCCATCTGTCATCATGGAACGAACTTTCTGTGTGTGCAAAATGAAATAAGAGATTGACTTCAGAATATATGACATCAAGAAAAGCTTAATTGGACCTGGGGGGTTTCAAGCAGTATAAATCAGGAAAACAAATCAACCTTCTCTATTTCTTCATGAAGAAGTGGGTTGTCTCTCAAAAACTGCAATGCTTTGTCTCTTCCTTGTCCCAACCTTCATCAAAATAAAGGAACATGTACAATAATAAGCCACAAGATTTCAATAGGATTCTTCTGCTGAGAAACAGGAAGGACGTTCGAAGGAGACAAGTATTCCTTACTCAGTAAAAGAGAGAAGTGCAGAAATTTAAAAATGTGAGAGCAACCACCATAGAGCAGTACTGAGATTCCAGCATGCTAAATgaattttggatttccaaattcaaatatcacaaaaaaaaatggcactATTTGCCCAGAAGAAGAGAGTTTAATGGGGCTTGTTGGACTGATTTGCAGGAACTAAATACAATTAAAGGGACACTAGAAAATGGAAGAACTCTCGTCCATAGATAGCCTTTCGCATAAAGACAAAACGAACTAAACATTAACAAGTAAGCAAACACGAATCaattacagagagagagagagagagagagtccagAAGCAAACCTATGGTCTCTGTAGCTATACCAAGAACCCTTCTTTAGAACCACATCCATCATTTCAGCACAATCCAAAATGCAGCCCTGTAATTCATATCAAAGTCAATATAAAGGAGAGCGATTTGCAAAATTGGACGAAAATAGGGAATACAATATGTGAGATCAGTATACCAACCAGTTTACCCACTCCCTCTCCAAATATTATTTCAAACTCAGCTTGCTTGTAAGGTCTCGACA
This genomic interval carries:
- the LOC120007454 gene encoding pentatricopeptide repeat-containing protein At1g06143 isoform X3; the protein is MALKAAVPFWRAAEMTYWIHLVYVRMLRAKVLPTSYTFSSLVKACSLLTDLGFGEGGHCHILKYGYESHVFVQTALIDFYSNMGKIVEAKRVFDKMPKRDVFAWTTMVSAHIRLGDLSSARRLFDAMHEKNIATWNAMIDGYSRVGNLESAESLFRVMSKRDLISWTTMINCYSQNKQFREALAVFNEMQANGISPDEVTMATVISACAHLGALDLGNEIHLYVMQNGFDLDVYIGSSLIDMYAKCGNLNKSLLVFYKLREKNLFCWNSVIDGLAVHGQAEEALAMFKRMEREKVTPNGVTFISVLSACNHAGLVEEGRKRFLSMTSDYSIPPQVEHYGCMVDLLGKAGLIEDALELIRTMKFEPNSVIWGALLGGCKLHRNLEIAQIAVNKLLVLEPNNSGYYTLLVNMYAEVNQWGQVGKLRATMKELGIEKTCPGSSWIEMDKKVHEFSASDQSHPSSDDINVLLAGLDGQMKLADGVLELRSIL
- the LOC120007006 gene encoding uncharacterized protein LOC120007006: MAIQPFKSFFQNIYHAEKLLKRREFYQKFVYGVLNRCHSQFPNGEKVEGDVLKDAPRDSSRSKVEKTANYESRLGKYSSGEKELGDSKWRLDLDWVSKALEPALQLCRWAVTTGNGVGNRPPPSSRSLVEIIATIQRSKTGIEGWSLSDLTIGLFLIYLRQASLNPFEDVKGVQIFSDAIVHDLIYHIELAKGCYKNDASALARNTMLRENNILKFVKNSSVMRPGYYIGIDHRKKFVILGIRGTHTAYDLITDIVSSSDGEVTFEGYSTHFGTAEAARWFLTHEIGTLKKYLEKYKGFRLRLVGHSLGGATASLLAIMLRQKSSKELGFSPDIVTAVGYATPPCVSRELAENCSGFVTTVVMQDDIVPRLSAASLARLRSEILQTDWMSVVEKEDWRSVIDLVTNAKQVVSSVQDVARKLADYAKFRNNNTSSDDPLKKELTAVPVVPLTSKEDNNVMVPKDEAAGVVPEELFVPGTVYYLKRNLDITSSNTNGRAIEFFTLWKRQPGEHFQRIVLSSNIISDHKCDSHYYALRDVLKGLPGSTDEAIFR
- the LOC120007454 gene encoding pentatricopeptide repeat-containing protein At1g06143 isoform X1, with amino-acid sequence MSVSKCTKSILTNHNRFSVPNPLEQSEKPTLRHTIVSLLKRCSKPRELESVYATMIKSNSDQDCFLINQFISACSTSNNIGDAILAFTHIESPNVFVYNALIRGLVHCWRTIQALQVYVRMLRAKVLPTSYTFSSLVKACSLLTDLGFGEGGHCHILKYGYESHVFVQTALIDFYSNMGKIVEAKRVFDKMPKRDVFAWTTMVSAHIRLGDLSSARRLFDAMHEKNIATWNAMIDGYSRVGNLESAESLFRVMSKRDLISWTTMINCYSQNKQFREALAVFNEMQANGISPDEVTMATVISACAHLGALDLGNEIHLYVMQNGFDLDVYIGSSLIDMYAKCGNLNKSLLVFYKLREKNLFCWNSVIDGLAVHGQAEEALAMFKRMEREKVTPNGVTFISVLSACNHAGLVEEGRKRFLSMTSDYSIPPQVEHYGCMVDLLGKAGLIEDALELIRTMKFEPNSVIWGALLGGCKLHRNLEIAQIAVNKLLVLEPNNSGYYTLLVNMYAEVNQWGQVGKLRATMKELGIEKTCPGSSWIEMDKKVHEFSASDQSHPSSDDINVLLAGLDGQMKLADGVLELRSIL
- the LOC120007454 gene encoding pentatricopeptide repeat-containing protein At1g06143 isoform X2, producing the protein MMAHFYQEERRIMALKAAVPFWRAAEMTYWIHLVYVRMLRAKVLPTSYTFSSLVKACSLLTDLGFGEGGHCHILKYGYESHVFVQTALIDFYSNMGKIVEAKRVFDKMPKRDVFAWTTMVSAHIRLGDLSSARRLFDAMHEKNIATWNAMIDGYSRVGNLESAESLFRVMSKRDLISWTTMINCYSQNKQFREALAVFNEMQANGISPDEVTMATVISACAHLGALDLGNEIHLYVMQNGFDLDVYIGSSLIDMYAKCGNLNKSLLVFYKLREKNLFCWNSVIDGLAVHGQAEEALAMFKRMEREKVTPNGVTFISVLSACNHAGLVEEGRKRFLSMTSDYSIPPQVEHYGCMVDLLGKAGLIEDALELIRTMKFEPNSVIWGALLGGCKLHRNLEIAQIAVNKLLVLEPNNSGYYTLLVNMYAEVNQWGQVGKLRATMKELGIEKTCPGSSWIEMDKKVHEFSASDQSHPSSDDINVLLAGLDGQMKLADGVLELRSIL